A stretch of DNA from Strigops habroptila isolate Jane chromosome 1, bStrHab1.2.pri, whole genome shotgun sequence:
ttggaaaagaaatctaaCCTGAAACAACTCCTTAGGTTGGAGTGGGATTTCCATCTGACAACattaaaagttaatttgttcctcttttaaagcaaattgaTCTTTGTTCATGTAGCTGACCCGATAAGGATATTAAAGTCATATATGATGTGTCCGTTCTGTAAACTGCAGTGAAATGCTAACTTTATGCAGGATCAGCCTTCTCTTaacattgaaagaaaatggaCTTGTGAGGGTTCTTTTTAATTACCAGGATACCTCAAACATTCCTAAGTGCTCCTGCTGCATAAAGCGATGCCCTTAGCTTAAAACGCTATCATTCACAAAGGTGAATTAAAATGAGCCTTGGTTTTCCCTGCAGCAAGACTGCAGGCACAGGGAGTTTCATAGACCTTCAGTTTGACCCCATGCGGCTGCTCTGAAGTTCTCATACCAGCCCTCCCCctgctgtttttttaatgtttcaattaattttcagaTATCTCAgaatactttttgtttgttgagTACTATAGAAACAGCATTAGCAAAGAGCTGTGATGTGGGACAAGTGGCCTGATTTGATGGTCACTGAAGCTGGTGGAAAAGCTATAGGCTGTGAGCTGAAAAGAGAATTACAGAAGCGTCAGATTACTCTCAATTGCATTCAATCAATAAGCACTCTACTCCCTCCACCACGGCCACTCAATTCACTCTACCACACAAAATACCCTTTTGAAAACTGTGTGTTTAGCATAATAGTGCACTGCACTGAATTGCAGGGAGTTGCTGAGATGGCAGGCTTGCGGAGTAATGTGGGCTAAAAGCTCATCTGCACACCCACAAAGGAGCACATAGAGACAACAGTAGGAGGGGTAGCTCAAATAATAACCTGCCCCAGCTTCTCCCAGGCCCGTCCCAGGAGCTATCAGTCCATCAAGGGCCCTTCTGCATCAGCCCAGATGCAGATGCAGATGCAGCACTGGGGCAGAAAGGCAACTGGGAACCAAATTAAGGACTCAGAGGAAGGGATGCTCTGCCTGGGTCCTTCCCAGGGCTATCCTAGAGAAGCAACAGCCCATGTGTCCAGAATGAAACCCACCCAGATGAGTCAATGCCAGAGAACCTTTGGGAGTGAGGGGAGTTGCTGTCTGGGGGCATGAGACAAGGGTGTTTCTAAGGGCGATGCCATAGGGAGTGGGCTGCTGAGGACCATGGGAATCCTGACCAGCTGTGTGTGATGGTCTGTACCAGCAACTGGAGTGGGACTGTGGCCCTGAGGGCTCAAGTGTCCAGGTGCCAGCAAGTGGGGAGATCTGGGGTAGATACTGGGCAGACCATCTGTCTGAGTCCAGCGGCTGGAGGGATCCACCTTGTATAGACGtgtgtatcatagaatcatggaatggtttgggctggaagggaccttaaagctcatccagttccaactccctgccacaaGTAGGGAtgccttgcactagaccaggttgctccaagccccatccaacctggccttgaaagaCCACTGGTAATatgctttctcctttatttGTAGAGTAAACCTGGGAGAAGAGTAGAAAGATACATGGCATTTGGCTTTgtaatttctcatttccttcctcttgtgGGTTGAGCTTGTAATGTATGCAACAGCCATAAAAGTAGTGTACAGCAAGCTTGTTGGTGTATTCATTTCCTAGAATTTGAAATCTGATgaggtggggtgggatgggtAGTTTGAGGAGCAACAGCGAAGGCAACAAAAATAAGCTGTATACAAACCTTTCTGTGTGTGTACGTAAACTATAGTCTAACACCTACCTATAAAATATTCACTAATGCACAAAGTTTATGCATCAAAAGCTTGTGGAGCAGTGAGTTTCAGATACAAATGGtagtgattaaaaaagaaaacacctctGAGTCTAAATATTATATAGGCACATTTTAACTATATAGACAAACATGCAATACCAATCTCCTTCAAAACAGCAGCCCAAGCTCAGAACTGCTTCCTGATgagaagaatttaaaagaaaccaaaaatactCCCAAGAAGTAAATTAATGTATGCATAGAAATTCTTCAGTAGGTGACCTAGTTTTAAAGACCAGTGGGAATTTATGTCCATTGCCTGTAGAGAGAAAGGGTGGCCAGGGAAATCCTACTGTGATGAAGCCCATGGAAACAGTGCTGTACTAGATTTCCTCATTGGCATAATTCCactaaattaaaagaaattatgtgaaaaatgtgttttcatttttgagcaaaaggaccttaaaatactaattttagtTTAGCTCCCTAACAGAAGGTCTTTTGTAACATCCTAATTGCCTAATTcctatttttgtttccttttctgtgaggTGAGAAGTTTACATTCCTTTTTatcagtggaaatatttttccttctccagggAAAACAACCCTGTTATTAAATCAAATCAATCATATTTTACTAgatttatgctttctttttgtcaGTGCTACATACAGACATCAGGAGAGATACCTACTAGCATGTTTCACCTGTTTGTCTGGAGATGAAGTTTTGCTCCCTAAGGTTGTATAATTCTTCAGTGTCAAGCAGCTGATTTATATTACTTTTGTGTGTAAGAGTTCTACAGCCAAATAATTTCGATTCTTGTTGAGGCTCCATTTCTCTTACGTGGATTTGACTTCATTTTTGTGTAATAGAAGGTGTGATGAATTACCTTACATAGTATGAAACATCTAGAGCGGAACAGTGAACATGTTTACAAATGGCTTTATTCCATTCTCCTTTCAAGAGAATTTATCTTAATGTTGCATGGTATATATTTGCAATAATGTTTTTGACCATGGAACAAACAACTCTGAACTCTCATCAAGTGCATCTTCGCTATAATAATGCTTTTGCAGAATGTCTTGTTACTAtacatggatttttttggtAGCTGGATCATTTTCCTACATCAAAGCCCATCAGGCTCACAAGTATTTCAACAAATGGAGTGATTTGGGCATGTGACTTCAAATTTTTCTGAGTGAGGTAGAAAAgtaaagctgaaacaaaaatctgtgtCACCGGTCTTTATGAGAAAAGGTTCTGTCTTTGTTCTCTGTATCATTATTGGAGTAAAACATTGTTTAGTGTATCTTCTCTTTCACAACAGCCTGCAAGAGCGTTCACTGAGCTAATCTTCATCTTCAGTTTGCTCTTCAAAATGAACGCTTCTGATGTGAGGCTACTTTACAGGAAGCGTGACCTCATTCTGCCTCTGTGCCGCTGATTGCATGGGCTGTGTTCAAAAGGAAACAGGGGACTACATAGACCTGCCTTTCCGAAGCCCCAGAGCTAATCTCTTCCAGGAAGCTGCAGAAGGAGCACCCTCCACTTAACGTCTCAGAGGCTCTTGTGTTGATGACGAGAAACTTTTTTTGCATGCATGTGTTAGTAGTGAAATGGATTTTCCAGGTTTGGAagattttacatatatttatctcTCAATATATTTGTCAGCTGAGGAATAACTAAGCTTTGGATTCATTTCTGTACTGCTCTTCAGgaagttttgtatttctgtgaatGTTGTTATCATTGCctgcagggagaaaaggctAGACTGCTCTTCAGAAATGACTGATATGTGTGGACAAATAAAACTACCTTTGTAGACACTTGTGTTTGGCAGGTTCAATAGAATAAGACTGGTTGCCTGGGCTTCAGCTACTCTAATAGCTAACACTGTATTTTGGTACCTACTAATGTAAATATTTAGAATGTGAAGATGGACAGCGGATTGCTGGCTACCAATTGAGGGCATCATTGGCTTGAAGAGTAATTTGGCTTTTGGAGGGAAAGGTAATTAAAACTGACTGGTTCGGACAATGACTGTTTATATTACGACACaggggtttgggtgttttgaAATTCTAGGAGCGGTTGTTGCCTTAAACTTTTACTTGAGTTCTTTACATATAATATTGCTGTGTTCAGCTCAGATTCCTTTTTAGTGCAATTTCTTAGAGGTGTTGGGCTTTTCTCATGCCATAGTTTAAAGGTTCTATATTGATGTCCGGTTTGTGGATTACAGATATAATGCTACTGCTTCATTGTACAGTGGTGGTTGAGATGCTTTGTTTTGGCTTGCTTATACTGTTACTATAGCTTCTCATGCTATTAATAGCCCAGAAACAGGACTGAATATGAAATGAAGGCAGAACACTGTGCAGCATTATCTATAACATGGTATTTCCATGTTTTCCCCAGCATTGACTGAATTATGATTTTCAGGAACCCTCTTCATTAACATGAGACAAAAATTCTCATGATCAAGGGTAGCAAAAGATTCCATTGGACTGCCTGTTCTATGACTGTTTATGGAAGCTTGGTATTATCATTAGTTAAAAGCAAATTACAACTGCCTATTGactttctctcttttgaagAACAGTTATCTTCTCCCCAGCAGTACATTGCATAGGTATacatcttgctttcttttatgaATTTATGTATATACTCTATTTTACcttaaattgtatttctgtgGAGGGTGGCAGATAAACAAGTACCCAGCAGAAACATACGTTGCATATTTATGAGACAACTAAGATCTGTAATGGAAGAACTGTGGTTTGTTCTGCCACTTTGATCAGTATGTGCCAACACTTTCTAATGAAAGCACTACCCATATGTAAGCTACTGTTCTtaaatgttattcttttttaGTGGTTGCTACTTTATATTAccataactgaaaaaaatcacatgcaaAACAACTGTGTTGTGGGTTTCAGTTGCTGGAAAGTTTCATGCTCAGTTTATTAAAGAGTTGTATAACAAAGAAATTTGCTCTAGTATCAGTCACTTTAGCTTAAGCAAAATATATTACAACTAATAATGTGATATATATTGATGATACTATCTTAAAACATCCTCATTTTCAAACACGAAAAAATGAACgacacttctgtttcttttaaaactcttttaCAGATAATCTGTATTACCCATTATCCCAGGGTGTGTGAAACAGTCCTTTTCAAGATGTATGGAGTATCACACGTTGCATCGACACCAAGAACAAGTAAATTTGTGCACATTTGTCagagcttttaattaaaaaaaaccccaacctgttGTGGGGGGGATCTTGTTTGGCTGATAAGATTTGGGATTTTGACAGGTTTAGTTTATATCCAGATCTACGAACCACCTGTCGAGttcttcctgtattttgttttaatttggatGAATTTCTTGGTTGTGAGTATATATTTTTGCACAATTGAAAACCATGATTCTGCCTAAAATGAGAGCTAATTCAGGAGCTAATTGGGTATGAAAAAAAACAAGTCTACAACATGTCAGTCTCTGAAATACACCACCTTGTTTCTTGTACAACTTGCTGGGTTGTTTCTTGTACCACTTGCTGACCCATGTTACTTATCTCTTTATACCTCCACCAAGTTTCTTCCAGTTATCTCAAGTCATTTTTGCAAGAGTTAGAGCAGAATTTTCTCATACTAAAGTAATtctttttgattattatttttcaaagtgtaGGACAAACAGTATGTATGGGAGTAGTGTAATAGGACTGGAAGGTTTTATGTCCCTTCTTTGGTGACCCTGCCTCATTCCAAGGCTGTCAGCCTTTGCGTCCAGGCTGTGGCTGACAAATGAATTCCAAATGAGGTTAAACAAGATTTCCAAAGTGGAAGCACTGACCTTCATGtcttttctttgcctcagttcgTAATTGAACATAAAAAGAATGAATTCTTTTAGACCCATCTCCTCCCATAGGTGCACAATGATGCTCAAAAGATACAGGAGAGGCAAGATAATACAGGGAAAGATCATATCTTTTATCTTTCCATGTATAACATATAAATTCTCCCTATGGATAGCCATTGCTCATAATAAGACTGATTCTGTCAGATGCTGAACATCTGGCAGCACTTTGCAGACTTGAGCCATGGTAATCCAGACAAATCCTATTTCCTTAGTCTCCTGTCACAATATTATTGTCAAACTTTTGTCATTATTGTTATACCAGTGCCTGTTGTGCTATGTCTGcaattttaatctgaaaaatgtATTGTACTGGTTATGGTGGCCCTTCTATTCTACTCTGTATCTACTGTCAGTACATGTACTGGTTTTGACCCTAACACTATTAAAATCACTGCATTTGTGGCCATAATTATTTCTCTCAAGTTTGTGAGCTGTGCAGAGTACAAGTATCTGATTATGAGTGGTTCTGATTCTGCATTAAGATGAGTTTCCTATAAACACTATGTCTTTCATTTGGTTTATCTCCTttaatctctcctttttcttttattagctTCTATTATGATCTTTTTTTATATGCACAAGGTACCTGTCAGTGAAGACCTGTCAACTGTTTAAGCTGTCAGTAGATAGGATAAACACTCCTTATTTGGCCTTTGCCTCTACAGGTTCAAGAGCGTTTAATGGAGAACATAGACACAGCCTCTCACAATGTGTTTTTCCAAGGTATTGAGGAAAATTATACtctttcaatttcatttttatttcattggaGATTTTGTAAAATCCCTTTGGGGCCACTCAGAATTGTAGTTCTAATGTTAATTTAATTactgctttaaatgaaaattcacGAGTACTGCTGTGGAGATTGGAAGCACTGGCTTTGCATTTACAAGGTTTTGGAGTATATCTGTTCCACCTGCTTTTCCCTTGACTGAAATTATGGTATCCCTCTGTGATGTGCCATATGGGATAGTGAAACATGCTACTGAAACACGTCAGCCACTGAATCAGTCCAGTGTCTGCCTTTCTTTCCACTGCTTGGCCCCTTGGAACTCGAAGGTGTTGAGGAGAAAGGGCTACCATAAACTTGATTTTCTTGAGCTAAGTAAAATGTCTACAACATTTAGATTCTTTCACCCCTGACACTACtcacttctattttaaatatacatagtatatttttctgtgctataTTTCATCTCAAAGTCAATTGTATTTCAGTGCTGGATGAAGTTATCACCATGGCTAGACTTTATCCCATGTTGTTCTAGCTGCGTGGTATTCTGGATTTGTGAGAATGAAGTCATGTATCTTTAAGTCTTCAATAAGTATGGCTAggttataaaaagcaaataaatcctGCCTGATTCAGAGGCACTCAGGCTTGTGCCCTGCAGAATAActcagagaagcaaaataattgAATATTTCCGTCAGCTCCAGGTAGGTGTCCATCTGGCAGGACTCCTTGGCCAAGAGCACCACCACAGAAATGCATCATGCACGTCTCCATTCAAGCTGGCTCCATGCTTTCATGAAATGCTACACCTGGCATGAAGCCTTCCAGTAATCTGAAGCTCTGGAAAGTGTGATGCAGGCACACTCTAGCTGTCTGAAACACCCTAGGTCCAGAAGTAATATCATTATAGCCACATATTCTAAATCTGTGTCATTACCAGTCCTCATCAGTTGGTAATGTAAATTCATTATTATCAAATCATGGGTTTGCTCTGTCTAGACGTTCACTAAATTAGagagtttattttgctttttcagttatGCTTGTGCATTTTCGGACGATGACCTTGCCTATGAGTGTTGTTCCACAAATACTCCTCCAGGATCTCTTTCCATATGTCGCCGCAGCCCTCGACTGCTTTCTAATGGTTATTACATTTTGACAGAAGACAGTTTTCTGTCCGATGAAGAGGGCAACATAACACTGACACCATCCCAGACAAGTGTTACATACAAAGAGAATTTAGTTCGGTAAGTGAAGTATATGCAGTTTTTACTCAATGTTGGCAATTGTCTCCACATCTCTGGACTTATCTAGAGGTATCAGTGTGGCTGTCTTCATTTTGCTTGGCATAATATCAGCATTGCTTCTTAATGGGAACACCTCGATTTAGTTTAGAGAATGCAGTGATTGAAATAACTTGATTTTCAGTCATGTCTAATATTTCTATGAGAAAATTCTTCAGTACACAGTTGTTGCTGTAACTGGAGTTGTATCCAatagagaaaagggaaagctaCAGCTCATTTTGCCAATAGGGTGTTACCATGATaaggaataaggaaaaaagtatatatgtgtatatatatattatacatataaaaaaataaaatggtctGGTCCTGGAATTCTTCTTCATAGAAAAATCTCTCTTGATTTCAGAAGAACATCAGTTTAGGAAGGTATCTAAATTTGAAGCACAGTGGATTCAGGCTGCACCAAATGGGATATGATAGGGTGAAACTCATGGGTATCAGGAAACCACTCACAGTAGTATCAGAACCCAATAACTGTAGTATCATTTGTTATCACAATATCCAGTATCACAACAGCATGATATATTGCCATATATTGCTGCTAACACATTCCCTGGCATTATTACAGAGTGCAGCAGTCATTCTTGGTGACATACGCAGAGTCAAGAACAGAGCTAGGAACAGCGCCCAGAACctgtttttttcatgtcagttCTGCAAACTTTAGagctctgtccctgctccaCAAGAATGATTAACTCTATTCCTTAACAACGTGTCTTTTCTTTCTAGTGTATTCAGGCGAAGGAAGAAGATCCGTCACTCTCTTGCCGGCTTTTTCAATCTCGATGCCTCTACTTCATGGCTCAGCAGCACCATCCCCAGCAACATAGATTCCTCCCATTTAAATGATCCTTGTTCTGATGGATGCGATGAACTAGAAGCCAGTCAGAGTGATATTGGTAAGCCCTGACGAGGCACCAAGTAATCAAGCTACAACATTACAGTCTATGTTTAGTGGACTTGGGAATCTCTTTCTATAGGTTTTGCAGGGGTTGTTGGCCAAGCTGTGCAGGTAAAGGTTAGATGAATGACAGAACTGTAAGTGGTAAATTGATCTCCTGGCATTAAAACAAAGTATGAGTCCACAAAGACCTTGATGCCAAAAAGACGTTTTTAGACTGAATTTGAATCCAAAGTCATCACAAGTGATGTTTATGCTGGTGTCATTAATATGTGATGGCCTATGCAGTTTTGTCTTTACTCTCCCTATTTTCTCCTGCATACGTTGAACCAGCCATTTCCCTACCCTTAACAATTTGGAAACCTCCCTGTGATTAAATAATTAATGTCCCCCAACCCAACTCATTAACACAATTCTTCCTTTGTGCAATCTCAGTTATATTTGCACTTTTTGTAGGTGATTCAGACTTTCCTTCTGAATCTAACAGCTATGACAGCCATTTGCCACAAACTCCAGCATCTAATGGAGCCTCTCTCAGCAAAGATGACAAGTTCCTTCAGCTTGAGAAACCATCTTGTGCATCAGAATCTAGCTCTCCATTTATGATAAATGTAAATGAAGAGACTTGGAGCAATGCAGGTGTGTTACCTTCTTATTCTGATATGCCTCATTTTTAAAACGAActataaatgtattaaaaatagtgATATGCCCCCTTGTAGAATagaatttatttcctgaaacatacatttaaaatgactgattaaaaaaaaaatggtatttacTTGTTTAC
This window harbors:
- the TMEM71 gene encoding transmembrane protein 71 isoform X2; the encoded protein is MTRNFFCMHVLVVKWIFQIICITHYPRVCETVLFKMYGVSHVASTPRTSSRAFNGEHRHSLSQCVFPSYACAFSDDDLAYECCSTNTPPGSLSICRRSPRLLSNGYYILTEDSFLSDEEGNITLTPSQTSVTYKENLVRVFRRRKKIRHSLAGFFNLDASTSWLSSTIPSNIDSSHLNDPCSDGCDELEASQSDIGDSDFPSESNSYDSHLPQTPASNGASLSKDDKFLQLEKPSCASESSSPFMINVNEETWSNADSRTVQSVLSQMVALVTCLIISVCTRYFLGGLSATLLLILLVFLLSKDAAVSSFFSLGRSFKTTKFCSSASNY
- the TMEM71 gene encoding transmembrane protein 71 isoform X1, whose protein sequence is MTRNFFCMHVLVVKWIFQIICITHYPRVCETVLFKMYGVSHVASTPRTSSRAFNGEHRHSLSQCVFPSYACAFSDDDLAYECCSTNTPPGSLSICRRSPRLLSNGYYILTEDSFLSDEEGNITLTPSQTSVTYKENLVRVFRRRKKIRHSLAGFFNLDASTSWLSSTIPSNIDSSHLNDPCSDGCDELEASQSDIGDSDFPSESNSYDSHLPQTPASNGASLSKDDKFLQLEKPSCASESSSPFMINVNEETWSNADSRTVQSVLSQMVALVTCLIISVCTSSSASNY